The Emcibacter nanhaiensis genome contains the following window.
GGCTGTCGTCCAGATACTCCGGCTCGCTCCAGCTTTTTACGCTGACGTCAGTTTCGTAATCCAGTTTTTTTGCGGGTGATACAATGACCAGCATGCCCTGCTCCGTTTCCTGTAATTCTTCAAATAAATGATCTAATCCCTTATATAGGCAAATTTTCAGAATTTAAACCTTCCTCCGACTGCATAGTGGTCATGCAGTTCTTTTACTTGAAAAAAATGTCCTTTCACCGTTTAGTGACTGGCTATATGAACAAAAGCATGCTTTTATCCTGACCATGGCGCATCGGGGTGACAAATACCGCCGGAAAAAGAGAATTATGACAAAAACCAAAGGTTCGAGAAGACCGCATCACGACCTGACCACGGGATCAATCCCCAGCCATCTGATCAGAATGACCCTGCCGCTGGTAATCGGATTGCTGGCCAATATGGCCTACGGTCTGGTGGACCTCTATTTCGTCGGCATGCTGGGGGACAACGAACTTGCCGCGATGGGTTATGTGACCAGCGTTACCATGCTGCTGATCTCCGCCTGCATCGGCCTTAGCGCCGGGACGTCGTCCGTCCTGGCTCGTGCGTCCGGTCGCAAGGATCATGACGCTATTGTCTGTCTCTCCACCTCCAGCTTCTATCTGACCCTGCTGATCTCATTGGGACTGAGCCTGATCGGCCTGATCACAATCAATCCGCTGTTCACCCTGATCGGCGCCAATGAGGCCATCCTGCCGCTGATCCGGGACTATATCGTGATCTGGTACATCTCCAGCATTTTCGTCATTGCCCCGATCGTCGGCATGGCGGCCATGCGGGCCATGGGCGACACCATGACCCAGACCAAAATCAATATTGCCGCCGCCATCGCCAATGTGATTCTGGACCCGATCTTTATTTTCGGCTGGTTCGGCTTTCCACGCCTGGAAATCCAGGGCGCAGCGCTGGCCACGGCGATTGCCCGCGGCGGCGTTTTCTTTGCCATCTACGGGGTGCTCTACTACCGGTTTGAAGCCATAGAATTTTCACGGGCTATCCTGGAAAGATTCAGGGAGGCCGCCCGCAGTATCCTGCAGGTGGCGGTTCCCGCCGCGGCCACCAATATGATTATCCCGGCCGGAAACGTGGTCCTGATCGGCATTATCTCCGGCTACGGCCAGAATGCCGTCGCCGCCACCAATGTGGCCGCGCGAATTGAATCCCTCTGCCTGGTGTTTTTCTTCTCCCTGTCCGCGGTGATCGGCCCTGTGGTCGGGCAGAACCTGGCCGCCCACAAGTTTGACCGGATTGAGGAAGCGCTGAAAACAGTCCTCGCCTTTTGCCTCGCCTGGGGGGCAGTGCTGGCCGTGACCATTGCTTTGCTCGCCAATTTCCTGGCCGGCCAGTTCAGTGACGATCCCTATATCATCGAAAAAGCCGTGGCCTACCTCTATCTGATTCCGGTCTCTTACGGCGCCTATGGATTCGTCATGTCCGCCAACGCCTCGTTTAACGGCATCGGACGTCCCCTGCCCGGGGTGATTGTCAGTACCCTGCGCACAGTCGTGCTGCCGCTGCCGATCATTTATTTCGCGTCCATGTATTATGACCTGCCGGTGATTTACGGCATCACCAGCGCCTGTAACATTGTTGCCGGTGCAGTGTCCTTTTTCTGGGTGATGAAAACGGTGCGTGACCTTCGCCCCGAACCCCGGCCCGCCACTCAGGTTTCCGGCTAATCCTCCGCCAGAGCCGCCTTGACGGGCGGCTCCCACAGCTCGATCTTGTGCCCCTCCGGGTCCAGGATCCAGGCGAATTTGCCATAGGATTCGTCGATCCGCTCGGGCAGGACCTCCACCCCCTCGGCCTCCAGTTCGGCCACCACACGGTCCAGGTCGTCGACCCGGAAATTGAACATAAAGTCGTGGTGAGGCCCGCAATAGTCCGTGTCCCGGGGAAACATGGACAGGAGGAGATAGGCCTCACGGGGATTGTCGATATTTTCGTAAACCGGAAATCTCACACTGTCATAATCATCAAATTCAAAGCCCAGATGGCGGCTGTACCAGTCCTTGAGCTTTTCCCTGTCCCTGACTTTGAAAAAGAACCCGCCGGGTCCGACAATGCGCGCCATAGCTGTCTCCTTCCTGCTTTAGGATGAAAGATGTTTTTCCCAGTAGGTGCGCGCCAATACTTCAGCTTCCGGGACATCCCGCGCCACCCCTTTCAGGTAGAGGGCCTGGGCGGCGGTGCCCAGAATGGTCCTGAAAGCGACGGAATCTTCGGCCTTACCATACCAGACATCCCGGAAATGATCGAGCGAGACGATACGGTCCGTCTGTTCATGTTCCTTCAGCGAAGCCGGCCAGCTGGATTTTTCTTCGGTCCCGTCGATCACGGTAAACAGGGATATCGGTTTGAACGGGGTGCGCTCCGCCTCCCCGCCGCCGCCCTTGATCACGCCAAGGCGCGGCTGTTCCAGCAACAGAGCCGCTTCCCGGTTGAGGTTGATATAGGGCGGATGGAAGATGCCGAGGAACAGGGTATCGGCATGCAATGGATTGATCAGCCGCACCGCGGTGTTGATGATGCTGCGCACGCCGAGCAGATTGCGCATCTGCAGGAATTCGAGGATGCGGGGGCAGAAATTCCGGAGCGGCAGGAAGGCAAAGTTATCCAGTGACAGCTTCTCGGAGGCCTCGGCCAGATTAATGCAGGCACCCTCGTCAATTGCCGCAAGACAGTCCTCGGTGGGAATGCCGTTCTCCAGATGGCTGTTATAGCCGTGCATAAACACTTTGTGGCCGTTTTCCGCCAGCAGTTTGGCCGCCAGCAGGAACCAGGGCAGGCCGCGGCTCTTGCCCGCCGAATAGCTCGGCCAGTCGATCAGGTCCTGATACTCGGTAATGGCCGCCATCTCCAGGCTGTCACGGATTGCCTCGACGATCCCCGCCAGTTCCGCCGCATCCTCGCTCCGGTAGCGCAACAGCAAAAGCAGCGCCCCAATCTGCAGATCCGCCATGTCCCCGCTCAGCGCGCCGGCAAAGGCCTCCCGCGCCTCCTCCCGGGTCAGGTGCCGGGACTTGGTCGGGCCACGCCCGAGGATGCGGATAAATTCGGAATATTTATTCATGAGCGGAGCGGAAACAGACAGTCCATGACTTCCACGCTGGGGCTGCCCTTTACTTTGTAGGCTGCGGCAACCGTGGAAAACAAATCGGAGTTCCGGTAGGCCGCCTGGGCCTCCTTTGTTTCCCACACGTATATCCCGCCATAGGTGTTGGGCTGTTCCATCGCCACATAATATTTTTGCAGGAGTCCCGGCACGGTCTCGAAAGCCGGATTGCGTTCCTTCGCCACGGAAAGCACCTCGTCGTAGGATAGTTCCGATTCAAAGCGGACAATATGGATAAACATGGACTTATCTCCTGTTTAGTTTACAGCCCCAGCAGAAACAGGACAATCGCCAGGATTGCCCCGACAAAGGGAATCACCACGGTCAGGGCCGCCACCGGCAGGTAGGCGGACTGATGGGTCTCGCCGCAGATTGCCCTGATGGTGGTCACCACATAGCCATTGTGCGGCAGGCTGTCGAGCCCGCCGGAAGAAATGGCCACCACGCGGTGCAGGGCCTCCGGGTCCACCCCCTCGGCCAGATAATGCGGCGCCAGCAACGGCAGGGCAATAGCCTGCCCGCCTGACGCCGATCCGGTCAGGGCCGCAATCACACTGACGGCCACTGCGGCGCCAATCAGTTCATTGCCCGGCAGATGGGTCATATAGTCCAGCGCTACCTGGAAGGCCGGCGTCAGTTTGGCGATGCTGCCGAACCCGACCACCGCACAGGTGTTGCTGATGGCAATCAGGGCGCCCAGGGTCGCCACCGACAAAGCCGCCCCCAGGTTTTTAAAATGCTTGCGGTAAATCAGGATGCCGGACAGCAATCCGCCCAGCAGGGCGACCACCAGCGCCGACTTGCCAAAGTCCAGGATCACGCTGAAATAAAAACTGGTGCCCAGCACCACCGCCAGCGGGACAAAGCCGAGCATCGGATTGGGCAGCACATCATAATTTTTTTCTTCCGGATCGCCTTCACGCACGTCAAAGACCTCGCCGTTGGCTTGGGCCCGGGCCATCATTTTTTCAAACCAGAAAATGCCGACCGTCGCCATGAACAGCGCAACGACGATGCTGACCTGCCAGCCCGCAAAATGGTTGGTGCCGAGATAGCTGGTCGGCAGGAAGTTCTGGATTTCCACCGATCCGGCGCTGGTCATGGTAAAGGTCACCGAGCCGAACGCCAGCGCCGCCGGGATAAACCGGCGCGGCAGGTTGGCTTCCTTGAACAGGCTGAGCGCCATGGGAAACACCGAGAAGGCCACGACAAAGACACTGACCCCGCCGTAGGTCAGGATAGCGCAGGCCAGGATCACCGCCAGCGCGGCATGCCTCATGCCGAGTTTCTGCACAACCCAGTGGGCGACACTATCCGCCGCCCCCGAATCCTCCATGACCTTACCGAACATGGCGCCGAGCAGGAAGACGATAAACCAGTCCTTGAGGAAACCGGCGAAACCGGTCATGTAATCCACGGTAAAGCTGGCCTGCCCCCCCTCGGCCATTGGCGGCAGGATGGCAATGCCGCTGGTCAGCGCTACCAGCAGCGCACACAGCGGCGCCGCAATCAAAATATTCATCCCGCGGATTGTCAGGAAAATCAGGAGAATCAATCCACCGACCAGGCCTGCCATACTCAACATTATTGTTCCTCCCCTTGGAATTACTTAAATACGCACCATATCAATTTTATAAGACTTTAAAACTATGACGTGTTCGCTCCTGCATCAAACATTTTCACCAATTGCAAGCTAATCTTTTTAAATTATCCAGATGCATTAATCCAAGGTTCATGACATAGTGTTTTTATTAACGAAATTGTTTCCGTGTAGGTCGCGCTGTAAACCACTCGTTAATCTATTTAGGGGATAATTAACCATAACCTCAAGTCGGCCATTATTTTTTAGTATCTTTTTCAAAGACTTATAAAACCAGTTTTCTCTGTACCCGGAAAGTTAATAACCGGAATCAGAATTTGGGAGGGAAGTTGTGCCACCGGCACGGCGCCCCAGATACTAAAACACTGGCAGTCGCGCCACGGCATTGCTTCCTTCTGACGACACGGTCGGAAATGGAACGAGGCCACTATTAATCAAAGCCTGTTCGTAACCCGCAAATCCGGCCGGTCCTGTACTAAACCAAAGCCTGGAGTTGCCACGATGACGAACGAAACAGACCTTTTTGATCTTTACTCAAACCAGTATGAAAATCGCAAGGAAACTGAGATGTCCCTGCGGGAATACCTGCACGGTTGCGCCGAAGATCCCATGATGTATGCCAGTTCAGCGGAAAGGATGATCCACGCCATCGGAGAGCCCGAGCTGATCGATACCTCCAGGGACGAGCGCCTCGGCCGGATTTTCATGAACCGTACCATCAAGAGGTACAAGGGCTTCGAAAATTTCTATGGCATGGAAGAAACCATCGAGAGAATCGTCGGCTTCTTCAAACATGCCTCCCAGGGCCTGGAGGAACGCAAACAGGTCCTCTATCTGCTGGGACCAGTCGGCGGCGGCAAATCCTCCCTCGCCGAACAGCTCAAGACCCTGATGGAAAAATGCCCCATCTATGTGCTGAAAGCCGGTGATGAGATCAGCCCGATCTTTGAATCCCCGCTTGGCCTGTTTGACCCGGAACGCATGGGCGATCTCTTCGAAGAGAAGTATAAGATCCCCCGTCACCGGCTGACCGGGCTGATGTCTCCCTGGGCTTTGAAACGGCTGGACCAGTTCGAGGGTGATCTCAGCAAATTCTCTGTCGTGAAAATCTTTCCGTCCAAATTGCGCCAGATCGGCATCTCCAAAACCGAGCCGGGCGACGAAAACAACCAGGACATCTCCACCCTGGTCGGCAAGGTCGATATCCGCAAGCTGGAATATTTCAGCCAGAACGACAGCGACGCCTACAGCTATTCAGGCGGCCTGAACCGCACCACCCAGGGGATCCTGGAATTTGTGGAAATGTTCAAGGCGCCGATCAAAATGCTGCATCCGCTGCTGACCGCCACCCAGGAAGGCAACTATGTGGGCACGGAAAACCTGGGCGCCATTCCCTACCAAGGCACCATCCTGGCCCACTCCAACGAGGCGGAATGGCAGAGCTTCAAGAACAACAAGAACAACGAAGCGTTCATCGACCGCGTCTATGTGATCAAGGTACCCTATTGCCTGCGCGTGGATGAAGAGGCCAAAATTTATGACAAGCTTCTTGCCAATTCGGACCTGAATACCAGCCACTGTGCCCGGGGAACCCTGGACATGCTGGCGCAGTTCAGCGTGCTGTCCCGCCTGCGCGAACATGAAAACTCCAACCTCTATTCCAAAATGCGGGTCTACAACGGCGAAAACCTCAAGGATGTGGATCCCAAGGCCAAGCCGATGCAGGAGTACAAGGATATGGCCGGCGTGGATGAAGGCATGAACGGGATTTCCACCCGTTTCGCCTTCAAGATCCTGGCCGAAACCTTCAACTATGACACCAAGGAAGTGGGCGCCGATCCGGTCCACCTGATGTATGTGCTGGAAAAAGCCCTGCTCCGCGAGCAGCTGCCCGAGGATACCGAGAAGAAATATCTCGAATTCATCAAGGGCGAACTGGCCCCGCGCTATGCGGAATTCATCGGCAATGAAATCCAGAAAGCCTATCTGGAATCCTACAGCGACTACGGCCAGAACCTGTTTGACCGCTATATTTCCTATGCGGACGCCTGGATCGAAGGCCATGACTTCAAGGATCCGGACACCGGCCAGTTGCTCGACACCAAGATCCTGGATCAGGAACTGAGCAAGATTGAAAAACCGGCCGGCATCTCCAATCCGAAGGATTTCCGCAATGAGGTGGTCAAATTCGCCCTGCGGGCCCGGGCCAACAACGCCGGGCAGAATCCGAAATGGACGTCCTACGAGAAACTGCGCTCCGTGATCGAGAAACGCATGTTCAGCAAGGTCGAGGACCTGCTGCCGGTGATCAGCTTCGGCAGCAAGAAGGACAAGGACACCGAACACAAACACCATGAATTTGTCGAACGCATGAAGGATCGCGGCTACAGCGAGCGTCAGGTTCACAGGCTTGTGGAGTGGTACATGCGGGTCAACAAGGCGGGATAATATCCCGCCCCCTCCCCGTCATTGTCCCTTTAAGGAGTAAAATCGCGTATGATGCACATAATCGACAGAAGGCTGAACCCCAAGGGTAAAAGCCTCACCAACCGGCAAAGATTTATCCAGCGCGCCAGGAAGCAGATCAAGAAAGCTGTCGACGACGCGGTCAAAAACCGGAAAATTTCAGATATAGATTCGTCAGAACAAATTCGCATTCCCTCCGAGGGACTTGACCAGCCCCGCCTGGTCGGGGACAAAAGCAAGGGTATCCATGACCGGGTCCTGCCGGGAAACAAGGAATTCATGCCCGGCGACCGCATCAAACGCCCCGAACAGGGTGGCGGCCAGGGCGAAGGCGGCAGCGAAGCCAGCGAGGACGGCGAAGGCGAAGATGCCTTCAGCTTCTCCCTCACCCGGGATGAATTCCTTAACATCCTGTTCGAGGATATGGAACTGCCCGATTTCGTCAAAACCTCCATCAAGGAAGAAATGGTCACCGAATTCCACCGGGCCGGCCACAAACGGGAAGGGTCGCCCGCCAACCTGAACCTGAAGCTGACCATGCGCAACAGCCTGGCGCGGCGCCTGACCCTGAAGCGCCCAAGTCAGGAGGAAATTGACGAGCTGGAAGAAAAAATCACCGCCCTGCACGCCAAGAAACGCAAGAGCGAAAAGGATAAAAAAGAGCTTGAATATCTGTCCGGTCAGCTGGAGGTAAAGAAACGCCGGCGCAAGCTGGTGCCCTATATCGATCCGATCGACGTGCGCTATACCAGCTTCACCGAAGAGCAGAAGCCCAACACCCATGCGGTGATGTTCTGCCTGATGGACGTCTCCGGCTCCATGAGCGAAATGCACAAGGAACTGGCCAAGCGCTTCTTCATGCTGCTGCATCTGTTCCTGAAAAAGCAATACAGCAAGGTGGATATTGTCTTTATCCGCCACACCCACCACGCCAGCGAAGTGGATGAGGAAACCTTCTTCTATTCCCGGGAAACCGGCGGCACCATCGTGTCGACCGCCCTAGAAGTGATGGAAAATATCATCAAGGAGCGGTATCCGCCCGACGACTGGAACATTTATGCCGCCCAGGCCTCCGACGGCGACAACCTGAACAGCGATAATGCCCATTGCCAGTATATGCTGCAGGAGCGGCTGCTGCCGCTGTGCCAGTATTTCGCCTATGTGGAAATCTGGGACCGGGAAGAGTCGGAAATGTTCATGGGTGCCAACGGCACCACGCGACTGTGGCAGGCCTATGACGAGGTGCAGAAGAAGAACCGCAATTTTGCCATCCGGCGCGTGACCAAGGCCGCGGACATCTTCCCCGTCCTGCATGACCTGTTTGCCAAGGACAAGGAAAGCACCGGAAGATCACGCGCGAGTCAGACACAGGAGGCCGTATAACATGGGCGCAAAGAAGAAGAAAACCGCGGCAACCCCTCTCTATGAAGGCGCAGAATGGGACTTTGAAACCGTCGACAGGACGTTTCGGGCCATTGAGGATATCGCGCTCAATGAAATGGGCCTGGATGTCTATCCCACCCAGGTGGAAGTCATTACCTCGGAACAGATGCTGGATGCCTACAGCTCCATCGGCATGCCGATGATGTACAACCACTGGTCT
Protein-coding sequences here:
- a CDS encoding MATE family efflux transporter, with protein sequence MTKTKGSRRPHHDLTTGSIPSHLIRMTLPLVIGLLANMAYGLVDLYFVGMLGDNELAAMGYVTSVTMLLISACIGLSAGTSSVLARASGRKDHDAIVCLSTSSFYLTLLISLGLSLIGLITINPLFTLIGANEAILPLIRDYIVIWYISSIFVIAPIVGMAAMRAMGDTMTQTKINIAAAIANVILDPIFIFGWFGFPRLEIQGAALATAIARGGVFFAIYGVLYYRFEAIEFSRAILERFREAARSILQVAVPAAATNMIIPAGNVVLIGIISGYGQNAVAATNVAARIESLCLVFFFSLSAVIGPVVGQNLAAHKFDRIEEALKTVLAFCLAWGAVLAVTIALLANFLAGQFSDDPYIIEKAVAYLYLIPVSYGAYGFVMSANASFNGIGRPLPGVIVSTLRTVVLPLPIIYFASMYYDLPVIYGITSACNIVAGAVSFFWVMKTVRDLRPEPRPATQVSG
- a CDS encoding VOC family protein, producing the protein MARIVGPGGFFFKVRDREKLKDWYSRHLGFEFDDYDSVRFPVYENIDNPREAYLLLSMFPRDTDYCGPHHDFMFNFRVDDLDRVVAELEAEGVEVLPERIDESYGKFAWILDPEGHKIELWEPPVKAALAED
- a CDS encoding glycosyl transferase family protein, with protein sequence MNKYSEFIRILGRGPTKSRHLTREEAREAFAGALSGDMADLQIGALLLLLRYRSEDAAELAGIVEAIRDSLEMAAITEYQDLIDWPSYSAGKSRGLPWFLLAAKLLAENGHKVFMHGYNSHLENGIPTEDCLAAIDEGACINLAEASEKLSLDNFAFLPLRNFCPRILEFLQMRNLLGVRSIINTAVRLINPLHADTLFLGIFHPPYINLNREAALLLEQPRLGVIKGGGGEAERTPFKPISLFTVIDGTEEKSSWPASLKEHEQTDRIVSLDHFRDVWYGKAEDSVAFRTILGTAAQALYLKGVARDVPEAEVLARTYWEKHLSS
- a CDS encoding YdhR family protein is translated as MFIHIVRFESELSYDEVLSVAKERNPAFETVPGLLQKYYVAMEQPNTYGGIYVWETKEAQAAYRNSDLFSTVAAAYKVKGSPSVEVMDCLFPLRS
- a CDS encoding GntP family permease, whose translation is MLSMAGLVGGLILLIFLTIRGMNILIAAPLCALLVALTSGIAILPPMAEGGQASFTVDYMTGFAGFLKDWFIVFLLGAMFGKVMEDSGAADSVAHWVVQKLGMRHAALAVILACAILTYGGVSVFVVAFSVFPMALSLFKEANLPRRFIPAALAFGSVTFTMTSAGSVEIQNFLPTSYLGTNHFAGWQVSIVVALFMATVGIFWFEKMMARAQANGEVFDVREGDPEEKNYDVLPNPMLGFVPLAVVLGTSFYFSVILDFGKSALVVALLGGLLSGILIYRKHFKNLGAALSVATLGALIAISNTCAVVGFGSIAKLTPAFQVALDYMTHLPGNELIGAAVAVSVIAALTGSASGGQAIALPLLAPHYLAEGVDPEALHRVVAISSGGLDSLPHNGYVVTTIRAICGETHQSAYLPVAALTVVIPFVGAILAIVLFLLGL
- a CDS encoding PrkA family serine protein kinase, whose amino-acid sequence is MTNETDLFDLYSNQYENRKETEMSLREYLHGCAEDPMMYASSAERMIHAIGEPELIDTSRDERLGRIFMNRTIKRYKGFENFYGMEETIERIVGFFKHASQGLEERKQVLYLLGPVGGGKSSLAEQLKTLMEKCPIYVLKAGDEISPIFESPLGLFDPERMGDLFEEKYKIPRHRLTGLMSPWALKRLDQFEGDLSKFSVVKIFPSKLRQIGISKTEPGDENNQDISTLVGKVDIRKLEYFSQNDSDAYSYSGGLNRTTQGILEFVEMFKAPIKMLHPLLTATQEGNYVGTENLGAIPYQGTILAHSNEAEWQSFKNNKNNEAFIDRVYVIKVPYCLRVDEEAKIYDKLLANSDLNTSHCARGTLDMLAQFSVLSRLREHENSNLYSKMRVYNGENLKDVDPKAKPMQEYKDMAGVDEGMNGISTRFAFKILAETFNYDTKEVGADPVHLMYVLEKALLREQLPEDTEKKYLEFIKGELAPRYAEFIGNEIQKAYLESYSDYGQNLFDRYISYADAWIEGHDFKDPDTGQLLDTKILDQELSKIEKPAGISNPKDFRNEVVKFALRARANNAGQNPKWTSYEKLRSVIEKRMFSKVEDLLPVISFGSKKDKDTEHKHHEFVERMKDRGYSERQVHRLVEWYMRVNKAG
- a CDS encoding YeaH/YhbH family protein, yielding MMHIIDRRLNPKGKSLTNRQRFIQRARKQIKKAVDDAVKNRKISDIDSSEQIRIPSEGLDQPRLVGDKSKGIHDRVLPGNKEFMPGDRIKRPEQGGGQGEGGSEASEDGEGEDAFSFSLTRDEFLNILFEDMELPDFVKTSIKEEMVTEFHRAGHKREGSPANLNLKLTMRNSLARRLTLKRPSQEEIDELEEKITALHAKKRKSEKDKKELEYLSGQLEVKKRRRKLVPYIDPIDVRYTSFTEEQKPNTHAVMFCLMDVSGSMSEMHKELAKRFFMLLHLFLKKQYSKVDIVFIRHTHHASEVDEETFFYSRETGGTIVSTALEVMENIIKERYPPDDWNIYAAQASDGDNLNSDNAHCQYMLQERLLPLCQYFAYVEIWDREESEMFMGANGTTRLWQAYDEVQKKNRNFAIRRVTKAADIFPVLHDLFAKDKESTGRSRASQTQEAV